One Manihot esculenta cultivar AM560-2 chromosome 18, M.esculenta_v8, whole genome shotgun sequence genomic window carries:
- the LOC110606071 gene encoding transcription factor SPATULA isoform X1 produces MADLYGTAPSPAPEPEEISSFLHQLLHHSSSSSPSAKFMHHALSSPSPPLPAPAPAQTKPPAELLFGHSQDCRADGGNSCINFSDPGGYFAKESAENAVSSVISKRGVSEENDLGGLSCDSEKGADVSEVPSETVRPRSSSKRSRAAEVHNLSEKRRRSRINEKMKALQNLIPNSNKTDKASMLDEAIEYLKQLQLQVQMLTMRNGLSLHPMCLPGVLPPMNLPMTGLTFDEGSGLLDTNAATVTFSENGENSARTALSHPNRCTVSNQTIVLPSATNITSSETSYGFEPLIQVHYEPFNLSTSSKEICREGTSQAPLDTNQTVKTTSSSAS; encoded by the exons ATGGCCGATCTGTACGGAACTGCTCCTTCTCCAGCTCCGGAGCCTGAAGAAATCTCCTCCTTCCTTCACCAACTCCTTCACCAttcctcctcttcctctccCTCTGCTAAATTCATGCACCATGCtctctcttctccttctccccCGCTGCCGGCGCCGGCGCCGGCGCAGACTAAACCTCCGGCTGAATTGTTATTCGGCCACTCCCAAGATTGCCGAGCAGACGGCGGCAACTCCTGCATCAATTTCTCTGATCCCGGTGGTTATTTCGCCAAAGAGAGTGCGGAAAATGCTGTCTCTTCAGTTATTTCAAAGAGAGGGGTTTCTGAGGAGAATGATCTAGGTGGCTTAAGCTGCGATAGCGAG AAGGGTGCAGATGTGTCAGAGGTGCCATCGGAGACGGTGCGGCCTAGAAGCTCCTCGAAGAGAAGCAGAGCTGCAGAGGTTCATAACTTATCCGAAAAG AGGAGGAGGAGCAGAATTAATGAGAAAATGAAGGCTTTACAGAATCTTATTCCAAATTCCAATAAG ACCGATAAGGCTTCAATGCTGGATGAGGCAATCGAATACTTGAAGCAGCTTCAGCTTCAAGTACAG ATGTTAACAATGAGAAATGGATTAAGTTTGCATCCCATGTGCTTACCAGGAGTTCTACCACCTATGAACCTGCCCATGACAGGATTGACCTTTGATGAGGGAAGTGGACTATTAGATACCAATGCAGCAACAGTTACATTTTCTGAGAATGGAGAAAACTCAGCACGTACTGCTCTTAGTCATCCCAACAGGTGCACTGTATCAAATCAGACAATTGTTCTGCCTTCAGCAACAAACATCACCTCCTCAGAAACCTCCTATGGTTTTGAGCCACTTATTCAGGTTCATTATGAACCCTTCAATCTCTCCACATCTTCAAAG GAAATCTGCAGGGAAGGCACATCACAGGCACCATTAGATACAAATCAAACAGTGAAGACCACTTCATCCAGTGCGTCCTAG
- the LOC110606071 gene encoding transcription factor SPATULA isoform X2 — protein sequence MADLYGTAPSPAPEPEEISSFLHQLLHHSSSSSPSAKFMHHALSSPSPPLPAPAPAQTKPPAELLFGHSQDCRADGGNSCINFSDPGGYFAKESAENAVSSVISKRGVSEENDLGGLSCDSEGADVSEVPSETVRPRSSSKRSRAAEVHNLSEKRRRSRINEKMKALQNLIPNSNKTDKASMLDEAIEYLKQLQLQVQMLTMRNGLSLHPMCLPGVLPPMNLPMTGLTFDEGSGLLDTNAATVTFSENGENSARTALSHPNRCTVSNQTIVLPSATNITSSETSYGFEPLIQVHYEPFNLSTSSKEICREGTSQAPLDTNQTVKTTSSSAS from the exons ATGGCCGATCTGTACGGAACTGCTCCTTCTCCAGCTCCGGAGCCTGAAGAAATCTCCTCCTTCCTTCACCAACTCCTTCACCAttcctcctcttcctctccCTCTGCTAAATTCATGCACCATGCtctctcttctccttctccccCGCTGCCGGCGCCGGCGCCGGCGCAGACTAAACCTCCGGCTGAATTGTTATTCGGCCACTCCCAAGATTGCCGAGCAGACGGCGGCAACTCCTGCATCAATTTCTCTGATCCCGGTGGTTATTTCGCCAAAGAGAGTGCGGAAAATGCTGTCTCTTCAGTTATTTCAAAGAGAGGGGTTTCTGAGGAGAATGATCTAGGTGGCTTAAGCTGCGATAGCGAG GGTGCAGATGTGTCAGAGGTGCCATCGGAGACGGTGCGGCCTAGAAGCTCCTCGAAGAGAAGCAGAGCTGCAGAGGTTCATAACTTATCCGAAAAG AGGAGGAGGAGCAGAATTAATGAGAAAATGAAGGCTTTACAGAATCTTATTCCAAATTCCAATAAG ACCGATAAGGCTTCAATGCTGGATGAGGCAATCGAATACTTGAAGCAGCTTCAGCTTCAAGTACAG ATGTTAACAATGAGAAATGGATTAAGTTTGCATCCCATGTGCTTACCAGGAGTTCTACCACCTATGAACCTGCCCATGACAGGATTGACCTTTGATGAGGGAAGTGGACTATTAGATACCAATGCAGCAACAGTTACATTTTCTGAGAATGGAGAAAACTCAGCACGTACTGCTCTTAGTCATCCCAACAGGTGCACTGTATCAAATCAGACAATTGTTCTGCCTTCAGCAACAAACATCACCTCCTCAGAAACCTCCTATGGTTTTGAGCCACTTATTCAGGTTCATTATGAACCCTTCAATCTCTCCACATCTTCAAAG GAAATCTGCAGGGAAGGCACATCACAGGCACCATTAGATACAAATCAAACAGTGAAGACCACTTCATCCAGTGCGTCCTAG
- the LOC110606922 gene encoding transcription factor bHLH95 — MIIFWYLLLFCYSKNSSFSSLTHSLFNPNMSSNKTHQQIPSRVHSNSDNLPFLCPKKLSLETHNSSSNSLTHMETPDAQLGQKRNRKGVAKDGETVNSVGGAESEHEVHILTERERRKKMRNMFTSLHALLPQLPAKADKSTIVDEAIKYIKNLQETLQTLQHQSQEKLQGVTIVDSEPSVITSHTEALESREAFMALQGSSKSFTMATNMPLSFPVSLPPSCFQTWFSPNVVMNMCGGDAQISVCSLKRPGLLTSIFYILEKHKLDVVSAHISSDQFRSIYMIHVHAGGVSGQYPEALSVEDTFKLAAGEMNLWLLSC, encoded by the exons ATGATTATATTTTGGTATCTTCTCCTCTTTTGCTACTCTAaaaattcttccttttcttcccTTACACATTCTCTCTTCAATCCAAACATGTCTTCAAATAAAACCCATCAACAAATCCCTTCAAGAGTTCATTCCAATTCCGATAATCTCCCTTTTCTCTGTCCAAAAAAATTGAGCTTGGAGACACATAATTCAAGCTCCAATAGCCTCACACATATGGAGACACCAGATGCTCAGCTAGGCCAAAAGAGAAACAGAAAAGGGGTTGCAAAAGATGGAGAGACTGTTAATTCTGTTGGTGGCGCTGAATCAGAGCATGAGGTTCACATCTTGACTGAGAGAGAAAGGAGGAAGAAGATGAGGAACATGTTCACTAGCCTTCATGCTTTGCTTCCTCAACTCCCCGCTAAG GCAGACAAGTCCACCATTGTCGATGAAGCAATAAAATACATTAAGAACCTCCAAGAAACTCTTCAAACGCTACAACACCAAAGCCAAGAAAAGCTTCAAGGAGTAACAATTGTTGACAGTGAACCATCAGTTATCACATCACATACAGAAGCACTTGAATCCAGGGAAGCTTTTATGGCTCTTCAGGGATCATCAAAGAGTTTCACTATGGCTACGAACATGCCTCTTTCGTTTCCAGTTTCTCTTCCCCCGTCTTGCTTCCAGACATGGTTTTCTCCAAATGTTGTAATGAACATGTGCGGGGGTGATGCACAGATTAGTGTGTGTTCACTGAAGAGGCCAGGGTTACTCACCAGCATCTTCTATATCCTGGAGAAGCATAAACTGGATGTTGTATCTGCTCATATTTCCTCAGATCAATTTCGTAGCATTTACATGATCCATGTTCAT GCTGGTGGGGTTTCTGGTCAGTATCCAGAGGCATTGTCAGTGGAAGACACATTCAAGCTAGCAGCAGGAGAGATGAACTTATGGCTCCTGTCATGTTGA
- the LOC110606386 gene encoding probable E3 ubiquitin-protein ligase RHG1A isoform X3 has product MQGQRGIVGSLPEMLDFDHGSTSGNAIIDQQICWNNMQNPAENRLADFMLSPSHMTGAYVNSVDQERQHSGGWSLGEPSSSVPQNDAIHEEQKLEQGWSASSSGCAGAGRGLGERQYEPGNSLSRENVNGNPQSVQSSNSNAIPQNLNLNAGFVRHSDNGLVMDASNVYKSGVAENERLPLAGGSDTFLHSSGSSGYMLEESDGRPGCSLDGHRHSCKRKAVEGHIGQSSVSGSSSFFPCSESSAWPGVASHYGAGSSLSISGPDQVNPSLGLGLRGLASDDVSGSPETSVAGRTETSQRNFRLRINPSAQESLPPALFSTGSAVRRSSVPSAHRPLRLLPIDHPLDFRSLPALEGATPQSQPPVVPVPPLPHNVQSFRWREGSSSRTGSSSSSISLNDRDEGSSRSISRNIWEHPMFVPATELRTSVRNPTNRSVTGGNASAPGNIASTSRSGSSSGGHPLSAPTWVSHPNPTSRNSRRLAEYVRRSLFSSSGADSGGQSTHSPLHSGPSGTSEEAMVSSGVGSQVHHQSYPRSALWMDRQGDGVLGIPYPLRTLAAAGEGRSRLLVSEDVMILDQSVFFGVADVHDRHRDMRLDVDNMSYEELLALEERIGNVSTGLSEETILTRLRQRKYSVAARTALEAEPCCICQEEYNNGEDVGTLDCGHDFHTDCIKQWLMLKNWCPICKTTGLGT; this is encoded by the exons ATGCAAGGGCAGAGGGGTATTGTTGGCTCTTTGCCAGAAATGCTGGACTTTGACCATGGATCTACATCAGGTAATGCTATCATAGATCAGCAAATTTGCTGGAATAACATGCAAAACCCTGCAGAAAACCGATTAGCAGACTTTATGCTGTCTCCTAGTCACATGACCGGTGCATATGTCAATTCTGTGGATCAAGAACGACAACATTCTGGTGGATGGAGTTTGGGTGAACCCAGTTCTAGTGTTCCGCAAAATGATGCAATTCATGAAGAGCAGAAGTTGGAACAAGGATGGTCAGCGTCATCAAGTGGTTGTGCTGGAGCTGGTAGAGGGCTAGGAGAAAGGCAATATGAACCTGGCAATAGTCTTTCACGGGAGAATGTAAATGGGAACCCTCAATCTGTGCAGAGTTCCAATTCCAATGCAATTCCTCAGAATCTCAACCTGAATGCAGGTTTTGTGCGTCACAGTGATAATGGTCTAGTCATGGATGCCTCTAACGTGTACAAGTCTGGGGTAGCAGAAAATGAGCGGCTTCCTCTTGCTGGTGGTTCCGACACATTCCTTCATTCTTCTGGAAGCAGTGGATACATGTTGGAAGAGAGTGATGGAAGACCAGGTTGTTCCTTGGATGGTCATCGTCATTCATGCAAAAGAAAGGCAGTCGAGGGACATATTGGACAGTCCTCTGTGAGTGGAAGTTCTAGTTTCTTTCCTTGCTCAGAAAGTAGTGCATGGCCTGGTGTTGCTTCTCATTATGGTGCAGGCAGCAGTTTGAGTATATCTGGTCCAGATCAAGTGAAccccagtctgggattaggtttGAGAGGGCTAGCTTCTGATGATGTGTCAGGATCTCCTGAAACATCAGTAGCAGGACGTACTGAAACCTCACAGAGAAATTTTAGATTGAGAATAAATCCTTCAGCTCAAGAGTCTCTCCCCCCTGCTTTATTTTCTACAGGGAGCGCTGTTAGGCGCTCCAGTGTACCATCTGCCCATCGCCCTTTAAGACTTCTTCCAATTGATCATCCATTGGACTTTAGGTCACTGCCAGCATTGGAAGGTGCAACTCCTCAGAGTCAGCCTCCTGTTGTCCCTGTTCCTCCTTTGCCACATAATGTCCAGTCATTTAGGTGGAGAGAAGGCTCTAGCTCCAGAACTGGTAGCTCATCGAGTTCTATCTCTTTGAATGATAGGGACGAAGGCAGCTCAAGAAGCATATCGAGAAACATTTGGGAACATCCTATGTTTGTACCAGCAACTGAGTTGAGGACCTCAGTTAGAAATCCAACAAATAGAAGTGTAACTGGTGGAAATGCAAGTGCTCCTGGAAATATTGCTTCTACATCACGGTCTGGATCAAGCTCGGGTGGCCATCCTTTATCAGCTCCAACTTGGGTTTCTCATCCAAATCCTACTTCAAGAAATTCACGGAGATTAGCTGAATACGTTCGTCGATCTCTGTTTTCTTCTAGTGGTGCAGATTCTGGAGGCCAGAGTACTCATTCTCCACTGCATTCGGGTCCTTCTGGAACCTCAGAAGAAGCAATGGTTTCTTCTGGAGTTGGTAGCCAAGTGCATCATCAATCATATCCAAGGTCAGCATTGTGGATGGATAGACAGGGTGATGGTGTACTTGGAATTCCTTATCCTTTGCGAACTTTGGCTGCTGCCGGTGAAGGAAGAAGCAGGCTGCTTGTGTCTGAG GATGTCATGATTCTTGACCAATCGGTATTTTTTGGAGTAGCCGATGTTCATGATAGGCATAGGGATATGCGACTTGATGTTGATAACATGTCATATGAG GAATTGTTGGCCTTGGAAGAGCGCATTGGAAATGTTAGCACCGGATTGAGCGAGGAAACTATCTTAACCCGGCTAAGGCAGAGGAAGTATTCTGTTGCAGCAAGGACTGCACTGGAGGCAGAACCTTGTTGCATTTGTCAG GAGGAATATAATAATGGAGAAGATGTGGGTACGCTAGACTGTGGGCACGATTTTCACACCGACTGTATTAAGCAATGGCTGATGCTTAAGAATTGGTGCCCCATTTGTAAAACAACGGGTCTTGGTACTTGA
- the LOC110606386 gene encoding probable E3 ubiquitin-protein ligase RHG1A isoform X1: MQGQRGIVGSLPEMLDFDHGSTSGNAIIDQQICWNNMQNPAENRLADFMLSPSHMTGAYVNSVDQERQHSGGWSLGEPSSSVPQNDAIHEEQKLEQGWSASSSGCAGAGRGLGERQYEPGNSLSRENVNGNPQSVQSSNSNAIPQNLNLNAGFVRHSDNGLVMDASNVYKSGVAENERLPLAGGSDTFLHSSGSSGYMLEESDGRPGCSLDGHRHSCKRKAVEGHIGQSSVSGSSSFFPCSESSAWPGVASHYGAGSSLSISGPDQVNPSLGLGLRGLASDDVSGSPETSVAGRTETSQRNFRLRINPSAQESLPPALFSTGSAVRRSSVPSAHRPLRLLPIDHPLDFRSLPALEGATPQSQPPVVPVPPLPHNVQSFRWREGSSSRTGSSSSSISLNDRDEGSSRSISRNIWEHPMFVPATELRTSVRNPTNRSVTGGNASAPGNIASTSRSGSSSGGHPLSAPTWVSHPNPTSRNSRRLAEYVRRSLFSSSGADSGGQSTHSPLHSGPSGTSEEAMVSSGVGSQVHHQSYPRSALWMDRQGDGVLGIPYPLRTLAAAGEGRSRLLVSEQIRNVLDLMRRGENLRFEDVMILDQSVFFGVADVHDRHRDMRLDVDNMSYEELLALEERIGNVSTGLSEETILTRLRQRKYSVAARTALEAEPCCICQEEYNNGEDVGTLDCGHDFHTDCIKQWLMLKNWCPICKTTGLGT, from the exons ATGCAAGGGCAGAGGGGTATTGTTGGCTCTTTGCCAGAAATGCTGGACTTTGACCATGGATCTACATCAGGTAATGCTATCATAGATCAGCAAATTTGCTGGAATAACATGCAAAACCCTGCAGAAAACCGATTAGCAGACTTTATGCTGTCTCCTAGTCACATGACCGGTGCATATGTCAATTCTGTGGATCAAGAACGACAACATTCTGGTGGATGGAGTTTGGGTGAACCCAGTTCTAGTGTTCCGCAAAATGATGCAATTCATGAAGAGCAGAAGTTGGAACAAGGATGGTCAGCGTCATCAAGTGGTTGTGCTGGAGCTGGTAGAGGGCTAGGAGAAAGGCAATATGAACCTGGCAATAGTCTTTCACGGGAGAATGTAAATGGGAACCCTCAATCTGTGCAGAGTTCCAATTCCAATGCAATTCCTCAGAATCTCAACCTGAATGCAGGTTTTGTGCGTCACAGTGATAATGGTCTAGTCATGGATGCCTCTAACGTGTACAAGTCTGGGGTAGCAGAAAATGAGCGGCTTCCTCTTGCTGGTGGTTCCGACACATTCCTTCATTCTTCTGGAAGCAGTGGATACATGTTGGAAGAGAGTGATGGAAGACCAGGTTGTTCCTTGGATGGTCATCGTCATTCATGCAAAAGAAAGGCAGTCGAGGGACATATTGGACAGTCCTCTGTGAGTGGAAGTTCTAGTTTCTTTCCTTGCTCAGAAAGTAGTGCATGGCCTGGTGTTGCTTCTCATTATGGTGCAGGCAGCAGTTTGAGTATATCTGGTCCAGATCAAGTGAAccccagtctgggattaggtttGAGAGGGCTAGCTTCTGATGATGTGTCAGGATCTCCTGAAACATCAGTAGCAGGACGTACTGAAACCTCACAGAGAAATTTTAGATTGAGAATAAATCCTTCAGCTCAAGAGTCTCTCCCCCCTGCTTTATTTTCTACAGGGAGCGCTGTTAGGCGCTCCAGTGTACCATCTGCCCATCGCCCTTTAAGACTTCTTCCAATTGATCATCCATTGGACTTTAGGTCACTGCCAGCATTGGAAGGTGCAACTCCTCAGAGTCAGCCTCCTGTTGTCCCTGTTCCTCCTTTGCCACATAATGTCCAGTCATTTAGGTGGAGAGAAGGCTCTAGCTCCAGAACTGGTAGCTCATCGAGTTCTATCTCTTTGAATGATAGGGACGAAGGCAGCTCAAGAAGCATATCGAGAAACATTTGGGAACATCCTATGTTTGTACCAGCAACTGAGTTGAGGACCTCAGTTAGAAATCCAACAAATAGAAGTGTAACTGGTGGAAATGCAAGTGCTCCTGGAAATATTGCTTCTACATCACGGTCTGGATCAAGCTCGGGTGGCCATCCTTTATCAGCTCCAACTTGGGTTTCTCATCCAAATCCTACTTCAAGAAATTCACGGAGATTAGCTGAATACGTTCGTCGATCTCTGTTTTCTTCTAGTGGTGCAGATTCTGGAGGCCAGAGTACTCATTCTCCACTGCATTCGGGTCCTTCTGGAACCTCAGAAGAAGCAATGGTTTCTTCTGGAGTTGGTAGCCAAGTGCATCATCAATCATATCCAAGGTCAGCATTGTGGATGGATAGACAGGGTGATGGTGTACTTGGAATTCCTTATCCTTTGCGAACTTTGGCTGCTGCCGGTGAAGGAAGAAGCAGGCTGCTTGTGTCTGAG CAGATTCGCAATGTCTTGGATCTCATGCGTAGGGGTGAGAACTTGCGATTTGAG GATGTCATGATTCTTGACCAATCGGTATTTTTTGGAGTAGCCGATGTTCATGATAGGCATAGGGATATGCGACTTGATGTTGATAACATGTCATATGAG GAATTGTTGGCCTTGGAAGAGCGCATTGGAAATGTTAGCACCGGATTGAGCGAGGAAACTATCTTAACCCGGCTAAGGCAGAGGAAGTATTCTGTTGCAGCAAGGACTGCACTGGAGGCAGAACCTTGTTGCATTTGTCAG GAGGAATATAATAATGGAGAAGATGTGGGTACGCTAGACTGTGGGCACGATTTTCACACCGACTGTATTAAGCAATGGCTGATGCTTAAGAATTGGTGCCCCATTTGTAAAACAACGGGTCTTGGTACTTGA
- the LOC110606386 gene encoding probable E3 ubiquitin-protein ligase RHG1A isoform X2 yields MQGQRGIVGSLPEMLDFDHGSTSGNAIIDQQICWNNMQNPAENRLADFMLSPSHMTGAYVNSVDQERQHSGGWSLGEPSSSVPQNDAIHEEQKLEQGWSASSSGCAGAGRGLGERQYEPGNSLSRENVNGNPQSVQSSNSNAIPQNLNLNAGFVRHSDNGLVMDASNVYKSGVAENERLPLAGGSDTFLHSSGSSGYMLEESDGRPGCSLDGHRHSCKRKAVEGHIGQSSVSGSSSFFPCSESSAWPGVASHYGAGSSLSISGPDQVNPSLGLGLRGLASDDVSGSPETSVAGRTETSQRNFRLRINPSAQESLPPALFSTGSAVRRSSVPSAHRPLRLLPIDHPLDFRSLPALEGATPQSQPPVVPVPPLPHNVQSFRWREGSSSRTGSSSSSISLNDRDEGSSRSISRNIWEHPMFVPATELRTSVRNPTNRSVTGGNASAPGNIASTSRSGSSSGGHPLSAPTWVSHPNPTSRNSRRLAEYVRRSLFSSSGADSGGQSTHSPLHSGPSGTSEEAMVSSGVGSQVHHQSYPRSALWMDRQGDGVLGIPYPLRTLAAAGEGRSRLLVSEIRNVLDLMRRGENLRFEDVMILDQSVFFGVADVHDRHRDMRLDVDNMSYEELLALEERIGNVSTGLSEETILTRLRQRKYSVAARTALEAEPCCICQEEYNNGEDVGTLDCGHDFHTDCIKQWLMLKNWCPICKTTGLGT; encoded by the exons ATGCAAGGGCAGAGGGGTATTGTTGGCTCTTTGCCAGAAATGCTGGACTTTGACCATGGATCTACATCAGGTAATGCTATCATAGATCAGCAAATTTGCTGGAATAACATGCAAAACCCTGCAGAAAACCGATTAGCAGACTTTATGCTGTCTCCTAGTCACATGACCGGTGCATATGTCAATTCTGTGGATCAAGAACGACAACATTCTGGTGGATGGAGTTTGGGTGAACCCAGTTCTAGTGTTCCGCAAAATGATGCAATTCATGAAGAGCAGAAGTTGGAACAAGGATGGTCAGCGTCATCAAGTGGTTGTGCTGGAGCTGGTAGAGGGCTAGGAGAAAGGCAATATGAACCTGGCAATAGTCTTTCACGGGAGAATGTAAATGGGAACCCTCAATCTGTGCAGAGTTCCAATTCCAATGCAATTCCTCAGAATCTCAACCTGAATGCAGGTTTTGTGCGTCACAGTGATAATGGTCTAGTCATGGATGCCTCTAACGTGTACAAGTCTGGGGTAGCAGAAAATGAGCGGCTTCCTCTTGCTGGTGGTTCCGACACATTCCTTCATTCTTCTGGAAGCAGTGGATACATGTTGGAAGAGAGTGATGGAAGACCAGGTTGTTCCTTGGATGGTCATCGTCATTCATGCAAAAGAAAGGCAGTCGAGGGACATATTGGACAGTCCTCTGTGAGTGGAAGTTCTAGTTTCTTTCCTTGCTCAGAAAGTAGTGCATGGCCTGGTGTTGCTTCTCATTATGGTGCAGGCAGCAGTTTGAGTATATCTGGTCCAGATCAAGTGAAccccagtctgggattaggtttGAGAGGGCTAGCTTCTGATGATGTGTCAGGATCTCCTGAAACATCAGTAGCAGGACGTACTGAAACCTCACAGAGAAATTTTAGATTGAGAATAAATCCTTCAGCTCAAGAGTCTCTCCCCCCTGCTTTATTTTCTACAGGGAGCGCTGTTAGGCGCTCCAGTGTACCATCTGCCCATCGCCCTTTAAGACTTCTTCCAATTGATCATCCATTGGACTTTAGGTCACTGCCAGCATTGGAAGGTGCAACTCCTCAGAGTCAGCCTCCTGTTGTCCCTGTTCCTCCTTTGCCACATAATGTCCAGTCATTTAGGTGGAGAGAAGGCTCTAGCTCCAGAACTGGTAGCTCATCGAGTTCTATCTCTTTGAATGATAGGGACGAAGGCAGCTCAAGAAGCATATCGAGAAACATTTGGGAACATCCTATGTTTGTACCAGCAACTGAGTTGAGGACCTCAGTTAGAAATCCAACAAATAGAAGTGTAACTGGTGGAAATGCAAGTGCTCCTGGAAATATTGCTTCTACATCACGGTCTGGATCAAGCTCGGGTGGCCATCCTTTATCAGCTCCAACTTGGGTTTCTCATCCAAATCCTACTTCAAGAAATTCACGGAGATTAGCTGAATACGTTCGTCGATCTCTGTTTTCTTCTAGTGGTGCAGATTCTGGAGGCCAGAGTACTCATTCTCCACTGCATTCGGGTCCTTCTGGAACCTCAGAAGAAGCAATGGTTTCTTCTGGAGTTGGTAGCCAAGTGCATCATCAATCATATCCAAGGTCAGCATTGTGGATGGATAGACAGGGTGATGGTGTACTTGGAATTCCTTATCCTTTGCGAACTTTGGCTGCTGCCGGTGAAGGAAGAAGCAGGCTGCTTGTGTCTGAG ATTCGCAATGTCTTGGATCTCATGCGTAGGGGTGAGAACTTGCGATTTGAG GATGTCATGATTCTTGACCAATCGGTATTTTTTGGAGTAGCCGATGTTCATGATAGGCATAGGGATATGCGACTTGATGTTGATAACATGTCATATGAG GAATTGTTGGCCTTGGAAGAGCGCATTGGAAATGTTAGCACCGGATTGAGCGAGGAAACTATCTTAACCCGGCTAAGGCAGAGGAAGTATTCTGTTGCAGCAAGGACTGCACTGGAGGCAGAACCTTGTTGCATTTGTCAG GAGGAATATAATAATGGAGAAGATGTGGGTACGCTAGACTGTGGGCACGATTTTCACACCGACTGTATTAAGCAATGGCTGATGCTTAAGAATTGGTGCCCCATTTGTAAAACAACGGGTCTTGGTACTTGA